The Verrucomicrobium spinosum DSM 4136 = JCM 18804 DNA segment ACCTGGAGTTCGAAGGTCGCTTTCGCGGCAGTGGAGAAGAAGTGACAGAGCGCTTGAAAGAGTACCTCCCCATATTGGAGCGAGCCTGCCCGGGCAGCCGGCCGTTGGTCGCGCTCGATATCGGATCTGGCAGGGGGGAGTGGCTGCGACTCCTCAAGCAGCACGGGGTGATCGCTCGCGGCGTGGATGCGAATCCTGGGATGGTCTCACATGCCATAGAGCAGGGGCTGGAAATTACCCTTGGCAATGGTCTCGACTATCTCCGGAACCTTCCTTCCGCCTCGTTGGGGTTGGTCACTGCTTTCCATGTGGTGGAGCATTTGAAGATCGACGAACTGCTTGTGTTGATCGAGGAAACTGCCCGCGTGTTGGTTCCTGGCGGCATGGCCATCTTCGAGACTCCCAATCCCGCCAACCTCAGGGTTTCGACTTTCACGTTCCATTTGGACCCGACCCATCGTCAGCCCATTCCATCGCACTTGTTGGAGTTCCTGTGTCAATCAGTTGGGCTCACGGAAACGCAAGTCCTTGAACTGCACCCTGAAAAGGGCGGCGATACTTTTCCTGAGGAGGGTTCCCCCAAGGTTTCCCAACTCCTGAATCAACTCTTCCATGGGCCGCGGGACTACGCGGTCATCGCCCGGACACCTGCCTGATGAACATTCTCTTAGCGACGGTACAAGTTCCTTTTGTTCGCGGCGGTGCGGAGATTCTGGCGGAGAGTTTGCTCGGGGCCCTGCGGGGCGCTGGCCACAGAGCGGAGATCGTTGCCATTCCCTTCAAGTGGTATCCAGCCGAGGTGATCCCCGACCAGATGCTGGCTTGCGGACTTCTGGACGTCTCCGACTTCAACGATTGTCGTGTGGACAAGGTCATCGGTTTGAAATTCCCCGCCTATCTCATTCCTCATCCCAGGAAAACGATGTGGCTCATGCACCAGCACCGGCAGGCTTACGATCAGTGGGGCACCCAGTTCGGCCTCAACAACGACCCCATGGGCGCTCAGGTGAAGGAGGTCATCCATCGGGCAGATAAGAAGCTCTTTTCCGAATCGGGAGACATTTACACCATCGCGGGCAATGTGAGCCAGCGCTTGCGCCACTATTGCGGAGTGGAGTCCCGGCCACTCTACAATCCCCCGGCCGGAGCAGAGCTCTACACCTGTGATGCCGCAGGCGATTATTTCTTCTTCCCCAGCCGGGTGGATCTGGTGAAGCGCCAGTCCCTGGTGATCGAGGCACTGGCCAAGACCCGGCAGCCAGTGCGGGTGCGATTCGCGGGAGCCCCGACTTCGGAATCACAGATGAAGTCGATCCTCCAACTCGTGGCGCGTTTTGGCGTGGAGGATCGCATTCAATGGCTGGGATCAGTGAGTGAAGAGGACAAGAGAGCCCTCTATGCGCAGAGTTTGGGGGTCGTCTATCCGCCACTGGAT contains these protein-coding regions:
- a CDS encoding glycosyltransferase family 4 protein, which codes for MNILLATVQVPFVRGGAEILAESLLGALRGAGHRAEIVAIPFKWYPAEVIPDQMLACGLLDVSDFNDCRVDKVIGLKFPAYLIPHPRKTMWLMHQHRQAYDQWGTQFGLNNDPMGAQVKEVIHRADKKLFSESGDIYTIAGNVSQRLRHYCGVESRPLYNPPAGAELYTCDAAGDYFFFPSRVDLVKRQSLVIEALAKTRQPVRVRFAGAPTSESQMKSILQLVARFGVEDRIQWLGSVSEEDKRALYAQSLGVVYPPLDEDYGYVTLEAMLASKPVITCTDAGGPLEFVVDEETGIIAESDPASLADAMDRLWLDRKVAARMGLAGRARYMGMDITWDHVVSTLLR